TATAAAAATGTTGAATTTTGCAACAAAACTTTATCTATTTGTTTTAAAAGTGATTCTAAATTACCAGAATTATCTAAAACCACATCAGCACGAGCGATTTTTTCCGCAATAGGTAATTGACTATTAATTCTCGCTGCTGCTTGTTCCGCTGTTAAATTATTCCGTTCTATTAACCGCTGTTGTTGCTGTTGTGGAGAACAAGATACCACCCAAATTTGATTAACTAGATTTTCTAAATTAGCTTCAAATAATAGGGGAATCACTAAAATTAAAGTATTTGCAGATGATTCATTAATAGCTTTATCAAAACAATTTCTCACATAAGGATGAATTACCCTTTCTACCCAATAACGTTCTTCCGGTTGATGAAAAATAATTTCTCCTAATTTGGCTCTATTTAAATTACCATCACTTAATATGATTTCTCTACCATATTTTTCAGCAATTTGTGACAAAATAGGAGAACCGACAGATACTGCATCTCTCGCATAAATATCTGCATCTAAAATCGGTAAATT
The DNA window shown above is from Anabaena sp. WA102 and carries:
- the coaE gene encoding dephospho-CoA kinase (Dephospho-CoA kinase (CoaE) performs the final step in coenzyme A biosynthesis.); the encoded protein is MTKNLIGLTGGIATGKSTVANYLAKTYNLPILDADIYARDAVSVGSPILSQIAEKYGREIILSDGNLNRAKLGEIIFHQPEERYWVERVIHPYVRNCFDKAINESSANTLILVIPLLFEANLENLVNQIWVVSCSPQQQQQRLIERNNLTAEQAAARINSQLPIAEKIARADVVLDNSGNLESLLKQIDKVLLQNSTFL